The Podarcis raffonei isolate rPodRaf1 chromosome 2, rPodRaf1.pri, whole genome shotgun sequence genome window below encodes:
- the LOC128408185 gene encoding protein ABHD14A-like gives MTMTLIRNRLGLLVLGVLVTFVLYLLLPAIQHERFTSSVDIPKPRAMEEEMNKGQGTGNITILTGTVLQNPSVFFREAVQVQKDGPPFTERLAVIFLHGQSFNSKKWEELGTLALLSENGYRAIAIDLPGYGESPSSSTVETAQGRVAFLQQVFKELGLQQPVLISSSMSGRYSIPFLLASGEQLKGFVPIAPVGTKDFTTQQYQQVKIPTLIIYGERDTGLGTQSLQSLQQIPKSRVVMLLGAGHACYLDKPQEFHKALLNFLGELK, from the exons ATGACTATGACTTTGATCCGCAACAGGCTGGGGCTGCTGGTCTTAGGAGTCCTTGTCACCTTCGTCCTCTACCTGTTGCTGCCGGCAATCCAGCATGAGAGATTCACATCCTCGGTAGACATCCCCAAGCCACGGGCTATGGAGGAAGAAATGAATAAGGGTCAAGGCACGGGCAACATCACCATCTTGACAGGGACAGTCCTGCAAAATCCCTCTGTTTTCTTTAGAGAAGCTGTACAGGTACAGAAAGATGGGCCACCCTTCACTGAAAG GTTGGCAGTGATCTTCCTGCATGGTCAGTCCTTCAATTCCAAAAAATGGGAAGAATTGGGGACACTAGCTTTACTTTCTGAGAATGGATATCGTGCAATAGCCATTGATTTGCCTG GCTATGGGGAGTCCCCAAGCTCCAGCACTGTTGAGACAGCACAAGGCCGTGTTGCTTTCCTGCAGCAAGTCTTCAAGGAGTTGGGACTCCAGCAGCCTGTTTTGATAAGCTCTTCCATGAGTGGTCGCTATTCTATTCCCTTCCTTCTGGCTAGTGGGGAGCAGCTGAAGGGCTTTGTGCCCATTGCACCTGTAGGCACCAAGGACTTCACTACTCAGCAGTATCAGCAGGTCAAG ATTCCAACGTTGATTATCTATGGAGAGCGTGATACTGGCTTGGGCACTCAGTCTCTTCAGAGCCTTCAACAGATTCCCAAATCCAGAGTTGTCATGCTCCTTGGAGCTGGCCATGCCTGTTACCTTGATAAGCCTCAGGAGTTCCACAAAGCACTCCTGAACTTCCTCGGTGAGCTGAAGTGA